A segment of the Fusarium musae strain F31 chromosome 2, whole genome shotgun sequence genome:
CACGGCAGAGAAATACGGTGATGAGCAGGTCAAGATCTGGCGGCGCTCGTATAATATCCAGCCACCACCAATGTCCGATGACGCCTACCAGAAGCAGAACGAGTACACAAGCGTGCAATGCATCCAAGCACCAAGAACAGAATCATTGAAAGACGTCGTGGCACGCGTGGAACCGTATTGGAAGGAGTGCATCATTCCTGACTTGAGATCTGGCAAGACTGTGCTTGTTGCGGCTCATGGTAATTCACTCCGTGCACTGGCAAAGATTATCGATGGTTTGGGGGATGAAGAGGTTGTGGAGCTGAATATCCCTACAGGGACACCTATTGTTTATGAGCTCGATGACAGTCTACACCCTATAGTGAAGGGTGGCAAGTGGCTTTAAGAGTAATAATTGTGAACTTGTTCTTTGTTCATtcaatttaaatactttctaGTATAAATCCGTATGACTCAGGCTGGACCTTGACCAACAAATCGTCCCTCACACCAGGTCCACATGTCGCGCTACCAACACCAGCGACCCTTGGACTGAGGTTAAGAAGCGTAGCATCTTCGCGAACAAGGTCGCAAGGATGCCTTGCGTTCTCTATAGTCTGATCTGACAGACGCCCGCTAGTCCAGTTGAAGGTTGCGGCATCGACCCTTGAAGCTCTGATTCCGTGACCGTCGACATTTACAAGCCGCACCCAACGAGTATCCATTCTGTTTCCATTGCCTTGGGGCACATCATATGGGACTTCAAGGTCATCTACAGGCGAAGACCAAATTCCAATGGCTTGTGAGTGCTTCTTATCGGGATAAGACTCGCCTGGACCTCGACCGAACCACGAAGCTTGACTAAGACTCTTGGGCAATCTGATGTTTAAGCCAACCCGAGGGACGTCAACTGGGAAGACTCCCTTAGGATTGAGGTCCAGCTTTATCGATAATGCGCCCTTGGAGGATATGTGGTAGACGGTGTGAATGTCATATCCCCATCCCAAAACTGGAGGGGCGAAGTATGTCCTGGTCTCGATACTGACACCAGAGCCATCAACCCCATTCTCAACCTTGAATGATCTCAACTGAGAAGTCATTCGATGAACACCGTAGTCCTTCCAAACGCTGACAGCGCTGTCTTTATCGTTGTCTGTCGGTGCGCGCCAAAAGCATGGATAAATTGCTGCACGAGTGGCTGGATCAGCTTCCAGCAGATCCGATCCGTGAGACCATTTAGTGACGTAGCCTCGCACGCGATCAAAATGAATCTCCCAGTCCGAGCCAGCCACCTCCACCTTGGTTCGGGTTTCGACGACCTTGACACTTCCTGAAGCTGACAGACTGGCTGGGATACTGGGTTTTCTGTCGGCGGAGATCTTGTGCTGGAACCATGCAACTTCATGTGAAGCTGGTGCCCAAGAGGTAGATTCTTTGAGGGTAAAGGAGAGACTCAAAAACACTTCTTCGTCGTGACCCGAGTACTTAGTCAGGTCGGCGGGGAGAGCAAGCTCTACAGTATCCCAGGGTCGGACGCTTGGAACTTCGAGAGTGCCCGACTCAAGCAAGGATAGCCTAGTAACGCTTGATTAGCTTGATCTCACTATAGCTGTACGTTTGCTTACTTGTCGCCATACGCCTTGATGGCATACTTCGCCTCCAAATGGTCAAGGCTGATAAAGTCATACTCATTTGTGATGAACACCTTGCCCTCTTCAAACTTGAAGTTGATGGGCTGGAACACTCTCTTCAGCTCAATCAGGCCTGGCGTCGGTTTGTGCTCGCTATTACAGAGACCATCCATGACAAATGTGGAATCGTTGGGCTGGTCACCAAAGTCACCTCCATAAGCATAATAGCCATCCTTGTGCAAGAGACCGTGATTCGCCCACTCCCAGATGAAACCACCCTGAAGACGTTTATACTTGCGGAATGCATCTTGGTAGTCATCCAGACCGCCCGGGCCATTACCCATGGCGTGAGCGTATTCGCAAAGAATCACGGGCTTCTCCCACTGCCCGTCCTTGATGCCGTCGATCTCGACATGTCTCTTGAGTCGATCTTGGTCAGGATACATGTAAGAGTACATATCGGTTTCTTGTGCTTTGATGTCGCCTTCGTAGTGAATAAGTCGGTCGTCGATACTTCGTGCATACTCAATCATTGCGACGTGGTTGACACCGTAGAAAGACTCGTTACCAAGAGACCATGAAAAGATGCAAGGATGGTTCTTGTCCCTCTGCACCATCTGGACCATCCTATCGAGGTAGGACTCGCGCCATTCGGGATTATCTGAGGTGAACTGCGCTGCCTTAGGGAAGAACTCCTCCTTGCTTCCTTCATAATCCAGATATGGCGCAGGCGTGACGTGCTGGGTGACAACATCATAGAACCCATGACACTCCAGGTCAGCCTCGTCCATGACCCAGAATCCCAACTCGTCAGCCAAGTCGTACAGCCAGGGCTGGCCAGGATAATGACTTGTTCGGAGGGCATTGATGTTGTGCTGTTTCATGAGCAACAGATCTTGTTTCAGAAATTCATATGGGACAACCCTTCCGTGGATTGGATGGTGGTCATGTCTGTTTGTGCCCCGAAGAAGGATCGTTGAGCCGTTGACAGTGATGAGACCGTCTTTCAGTTCGACCTTGCGGAAGCCAACTTTCTGCGTAATAGTCTGAATTGACTCTCCTCCTTGTGTCTGGAGAGAGATCTCGAGCTGGTAGAGGTAAGGGCTTTCAGCAGTCCACTTCTTTGGGCTCGAAAAAGGCACTTCGAAATTCGTCTTGCTGGCATCAACTGTCTTGCGTGTTGAGGTCACTTCGACACCAGCATCTCGAAGAATGAGCACAATATCAAGCGATGATGTTTCCAGCTTATTCAGGGTGACATCGACTTGGAGAACAGCATTTTCATAGTTCTCATCAAGGTTTGTCTTGACAAAGAAGTCTTCAATTCTCGATTTTCCAGGGAGTGCCAGCAAAGTCACATCGCGGAAGATACCTGACAGCCACcactggtcttggtcttcgaTGTATGACGCCTCGCACCATTGATAGACTCTCACGACCAATTCGTTGTCACCGTCCTTCTTGGCGATATTTGTTATGTCGAATTCGGCAGCATTGCGACTCCCTTGCGAATATCCGACAAAGGAGCCATTCAGCCAGACGTGATACGCGCTGTCGACACCATCAAACCGCAGTCTGAGTTGATATGTGCTGTCCCATTCAGTAGGAACCTTGAAGTGACGTCGATAAGTTCCCGTGGGGTTCTCTGTTGGTATGTAAGGAGGGTTTGACGGAAACGGGAATTGAACATTGGTATAGTGAGGGTGGCCATGCCCTTGCAGTTGCCAATGGCCGGGCACATTGATCGGGGACCAAGCCTCTTCAGAGCTTCCGTCCTTTGGGGGATATTCTGAAGCTTCCAAGGGCGTTGGGGCGTATTGAAAGTCCCATGTTccattgaggaggagatgcgtAGGAGGTAGCCAGTAGGCTCTGGCAGGAAGCCTATTCCTCTGTATCACCTCGAGATTTTCGTAATCTGGCTTGTCCATGGCTGAATGCATAATAGACAATTGACCCTTAGTGAGATGAGAAGCAGGCCTTGGTTGTACGTACGTTGTGAAGCAACGGAGTTATAGGCACGCTAATAAAACCAGGGATCTGTCTTTGGTGATGACACTCGGTGGACTCATTGAGGGGACGATAAGATGAAAGCCCCCACTTTCGCCGAAAAAAGCCGGGGAACCGACGCTCTAAAACAATGACTCGGGTGAGTGCGAGAAACCCCTCATTTGTGAAGCTAGCATAAACACTACAGGTTAAATGATCGCATTTTCACAAATTCGGCATCATGACAATTTAATATGGGGATGCTTTGTGAGCCATGACTGGTTTCTTGAAAACAGGTTCTCGTTACACTTAGTTTAAGGAAACTACATACGGAATGTTTATATGACTTTGTAAAGGTTTGAGATTTTCAGCTTACAATGTTGTAATACTCTCGATACATTGGAATACAATGTTTCGCTAGCATTAAATAAACAGATTAATGCTCAATACCAAggacttaattaattatacgATAACTTCATACTCCTATATAATTCAATCACCCGGCTCTTTCTATATCGATCCTCGCTTCTCTGTCTCAATGACTTGAACGGTCTTCTCGGTATTCTTCAGAACCTCTCCGACCAGTTTGTCTCCTGCCTCGGGACCATCAAGCACCAATGCTGTCTCCTCCAGGCTCAGGCCACGGGTCTCAACAAACAAGAAGTAGACGACAAGTGCCTCTACAGCCAGCCACACATCGTAAGTAATGTAGTACTTCCAGCCCGAGTTGGTGACACCAATTGGGTTGGCGTATTGGTTGAAGATCAGAGCGCAGGCCACGAACAGGTTGTACAAGACAAGGCCCCTGGCGCGAAGGTTGAAAGGAAGGATTTCAACAACATAAGTGACCTGGAGGACACCCCAACCTGCCGTGAAGAAGacgttgaagaggaagatcatgGCAAGAACACCCTTGGCGATGCCACTTGGGCCTCCAgttccatcatcattgaggTCAGTTGACATTTCGTAGGTCGCCTCAAGAGCGGTCCAGACAACGTAGGTTGCCAGAGAACCAAGAGTCGAGAAGAGGAACAGGGCGCGGCGAGGAATACGGTTGACAAGAAGGGAAAACACAACACCCCAGAACAGCCCCCAGACGGTCAGCAACGCGTTGATGAGTGTCTGTGTCTCCTGAGATCGGTAGCCAATCGAGTTGAGAATCAAAGTCAAGTAGTAGCTGATGAGACCATTGCCACTCCACTGACTGAAGAAGCCGACTGcgagaatgatgaagaaacgGTGGCGGTTACCCTTAgtcttgaagaaagagaggtAGCTGGTAGAGCTCATAGCGTCATTCTCCAAGCGAATGGCAGTTCggatctcctccatctcgacAGCGACTGCAGGATTGCTGCTGTCTCCGTTGGCGTGGTACTTGATaagaagcttctcagcctcaggcTCACGCTCTTGGGCAACCAGCCATCGAGGAGACTCATCGATAAGGAAGCAGAGACCAAGCTGAAGAAAACTGGATAGAGCTTGGAGGATGGAAGGAATTCGCCAAGCCCAGTCGCTGTTGATTCTGAAGGTGCCATAAGTGATCCAAGCTGCAGAGAGAGCACCAAGACCCCAAAGAGTGTTGTAGATAGAAACCATGGGCGCTCGTTGAGTAGGATACGCCAACTCCATGATCAAAACAGGCGCAGCTGTGATGTTCAGAGCCAAGCCGAAACCGAGAATACCTCGAGCAGCAATGAACATGCCTGTATTCTGGGCTCCACCTTGAAGACCAACACCGAGAAGCATGATAGTGGCTCCAACAACAAGACCAGGGCGACGGCCATATTTATCGCAGAACCAGGCACAGAATGGCAAAGCTGCAAGTTGACCAATGTTCTGAATTGCGTTCAAGCTGGAGCGGGTCATGTCAGTTATGGAGCCAAGAGACTCGACAAGGCGCCAAGTTTTAAGCCTCAACGGTCAAAGACTTACATGGCGAGTTTGTTGGCATCAGGGTTGTTGAAGGATGCTTTCCACGTATCCAAACTCTGCAATCCATTCATCATACCTGACAAAGTGGTGAGTAAATATGATCTGACACCAGCCAATTGGCTCGTCACTTACTTCCATCATAGCCAGTGGCATAACTAGATATGAGCGAGAGACAGAGAATCGCATTGAGTTTGAGGATGCCCTTGTTGGCCAGCCAGCCAAACCAGCCTGCGGCCAACTGGTCATCGAGGGCAAGAGAAGCCTGTGCTTGAACCATTGTGATATTTTGATGAGGCGAGGTTTACGTGCAGCGCAGGATTGAGAGAGGGGAGGCAAGGTAGCATTATCTACCATCTGCGTATCTCTGTGGGCCGGTGTTCCCCGCGACGTTGTCTATTATCGGACCCCCCCATGGGGGCGAGCTAGACTAGCTTAGTCCCCAGAGTGCACGCGACCACGATAGACAAGGATGGAAGTGATTAGCATCGGAGAGTCCACCGAACTTTGCCGGGCCCAATCTCGAGCTGCGTTTTCTAGCTTGCGAAGTTAGTCTTATCATCTGATCAGGGTCCAACCATGTACTCGGAGCCGAAATTCCACGCGAAAATAAGTCGCTCGTTTAGGGAACGAGGTTAGAGTTTGGACTTTGCATGTTCGAGTGATTGGATCCGAGTCATTACAGCTGTCAGATCTTATCTACAGATAAGCCGGCATAAACGTACACTGCCCGCTACAACAGCACAAAAGAAGGATTTCTTCAAGGAAAAAAGTACAttgaaagaaaagtaaacGGAACAATTGCGCATTAATTCCGTGTTTACCCACTCAAGTTCAAAGATTGAACCTGCATGAACTTTTGCAGCCCCAGCTTTCAATGGAGCCGCTATCAACTGTGGAGTGACCGTTCATCAGCTGTTTCCTAGCCTGATTAATCCAGTCTAGACAACGAAAGGGCAAGGCCAGAATGCGGAGAAATTCCCAAGAGGGGTCAAAACCGCCGGTGTCATTCGCCGGTTTTGCCCATCCCATTCCCAAGGGTCTGGGACACGGATCTGGGGAAAAGACGCTGTTGATCCGGAGTCATGTTAAGAGGGGCTGATTGTCCACTCATTTTCTCTCGCCACAGGTTCCGTTGATTGTTTTTGCCGTATCAATTCACCGTTGAGATATTCAATATGGGTCTTCTTTCACTCGCTACTACTTTCTTGGCCTTTGGGTCTGCTGCGTCCGCGGCGAGTCTGGCTAAGCGTAATACCAATAGCCAGAAGCTTACACCAGGTTTGTTTCAATGTTCTATGGTTGAAATTGGAGTTAATAAAGAATACAGCTGCGCAGAGCCTGTTCGATTACTCCATGTCAGTATCGGATTCGAGATATGACTCAAGCTACGGTTATGTCTGGTACCAGGACAATGGCCAATGGTCCGTCCGCTTTACTGCTTGGCACATTCCAGGCCTGTTGCATCGCGCTCAGGGTGATGATGTAAAGACTGCTGTTAAGGCCATTGAAAATGTGTGAGTCAgatcctcatcaacctcatcaagatGAATTGACTGACATTGTTACCAGCTTGGCAAACCAGCTGAACAGCAACTTCACCTCGGCCTGGTACGGTACTTTCAAGCTCTCGCCAGATGAGCCTGATCCTACTCCTAATGGCCCTCTCTACCCTCCCAGTATCTATGGCACTTATGATCCAAACTGGAGAGAATTCGTCGGGTAAGTCACAACATTCCTCATCAGTGATGAATTTTAGATGCTAACCTTTTTCCAGTACCCAGCTTATCCAAGTTGTCGAGGAATTCGGCCATCTTCTACCAGCCGGTCTTGAATCTCGCATCGAAGATgctcttgaggctgctgcaATCGGAGGAATGCGTCGCAACGGATCTTTCCCGCAGGACGACAACTTGATTCTTGGCTACTCCAACCCGGCCATCATGCGAGCTCTCACCACAGGCTGGGTCGGAAAGCGCAAGAACAACAAAGTGCTCATCAACTTTGCCAAGGAGCAGGGCGACGATCTCCTGAAGCTTTTCAAGCGTTGCCAGAACTCGCTGTCTGAGTATAATGCTCCCAACTACTACGGCATTGACATTTGGGCTCTTGCAGCCAACATTGCTTATGGTCCCAAGGATGCTCCCATGACCAAGAACTCAGTCTTTATCCTGCAAGAGTTATGGAAGGATGTCGCTGCTCACTACAATCCTTATCTTGGCAACATGGTTGGACCTTATGATCGTGCTTACAGTCGTGATGCCACCACTCACTCTCAGATTCTCTCCATGATTCTCTGGGGTGTCTACGGACGCGGCGTTGGCGGTCAACCTCCTCTCGGCGAAGCCGATCTCCTCTACGATATTGCGCAAGGTGCTGCCCTCGCTCTTGTCATGGATGTCATCGCGCCCACAATCTCCAAGGACGCTCAGGCCATCATCAAGTCCAAGGGCAAGTGGAAGGGCACACGgttcatcaagaagaccatCTACGAGGAGCTTGACTCGAACAACGCCCGCCACGTCACCTCTTGGC
Coding sequences within it:
- a CDS encoding hypothetical protein (EggNog:ENOG41), whose protein sequence is MGLLSLATTFLAFGSAASAASLAKRNTNSQKLTPAAQSLFDYSMSVSDSRYDSSYGYVWYQDNGQWSVRFTAWHIPGLLHRAQGDDVKTAVKAIENVLANQLNSNFTSAWYGTFKLSPDEPDPTPNGPLYPPSIYGTYDPNWREFVGTQLIQVVEEFGHLLPAGLESRIEDALEAAAIGGMRRNGSFPQDDNLILGYSNPAIMRALTTGWVGKRKNNKVLINFAKEQGDDLLKLFKRCQNSLSEYNAPNYYGIDIWALAANIAYGPKDAPMTKNSVFILQELWKDVAAHYNPYLGNMVGPYDRAYSRDATTHSQILSMILWGVYGRGVGGQPPLGEADLLYDIAQGAALALVMDVIAPTISKDAQAIIKSKGKWKGTRFIKKTIYEELDSNNARHVTSWLSAELMIGGQTVNETKNRGNQYVPAIVQWASDPSHKPYPYMGFFSLYPSASTLNAKAEANKLTVSYPNTTQDGANIFTFALTGIPPSWTLGGKNVVKGLEKLPCLDVNVTAPGLVKQDVVYGATLRDHWIYNISYAVPEGFKGTPSVTLDMTYTC
- a CDS encoding hypothetical protein (EggNog:ENOG41~CAZy:GH2), whose protein sequence is MDKPDYENLEVIQRNRLPARAYWLPPTHLLLNGTWDFQYAPTPLEASEYPPKDGSSEEAWSPINVPGHWQLQGHGHPHYTNVQFPFPSNPPYIPTENPTGTYRRHFKVPTEWDSTYQLRLRFDGVDSAYHVWLNGSFVGYSQGSRNAAEFDITNIAKKDGDNELVVRVYQWCEASYIEDQDQWWLSGIFRDVTLLALPGKSRIEDFFVKTNLDENYENAVLQVDVTLNKLETSSLDIVLILRDAGVEVTSTRKTVDASKTNFEVPFSSPKKWTAESPYLYQLEISLQTQGGESIQTITQKVGFRKVELKDGLITVNGSTILLRGTNRHDHHPIHGRVVPYEFLKQDLLLMKQHNINALRTSHYPGQPWLYDLADELGFWVMDEADLECHGFYDVVTQHVTPAPYLDYEGSKEEFFPKAAQFTSDNPEWRESYLDRMVQMVQRDKNHPCIFSWSLGNESFYGVNHVAMIEYARSIDDRLIHYEGDIKAQETDMYSYMYPDQDRLKRHVEIDGIKDGQWEKPVILCEYAHAMGNGPGGLDDYQDAFRKYKRLQGGFIWEWANHGLLHKDGYYAYGGDFGDQPNDSTFVMDGLCNSEHKPTPGLIELKRVFQPINFKFEEGKVFITNEYDFISLDHLEAKYAIKAYGDKLSLLESGTLEVPSVRPWDTVELALPADLTKYSGHDEEVFLSLSFTLKESTSWAPASHEVAWFQHKISADRKPSIPASLSASGSVKVVETRTKVEVAGSDWEIHFDRVRGYVTKWSHGSDLLEADPATRAAIYPCFWRAPTDNDKDSAVSVWKDYGVHRMTSQLRSFKVENGVDGSGVSIETRTYFAPPVLGWGYDIHTVYHISSKGALSIKLDLNPKGVFPVDVPRVGLNIRLPKSLSQASWFGRGPGESYPDKKHSQAIGIWSSPVDDLEVPYDVPQGNGNRMDTRWVRLVNVDGHGIRASRVDAATFNWTSGRLSDQTIENARHPCDLVREDATLLNLSPRVAGVGSATCGPGVRDDLLVKVQPESYGFILESI
- a CDS encoding hypothetical protein (EggNog:ENOG41) translates to MVFKLILLRHGQSTWNEKNLFTGWKDVGITQSGRVEAIQAGALLKRHHHLPDLCHTSLLRRAITSGNIALDTADRHWIPVTKSWRLNERHYGALQGLNKRATAEKYGDEQVKIWRRSYNIQPPPMSDDAYQKQNEYTSVQCIQAPRTESLKDVVARVEPYWKECIIPDLRSGKTVLVAAHGNSLRALAKIIDGLGDEEVVELNIPTGTPIVYELDDSLHPIVKGGKWL
- a CDS encoding hypothetical protein (EggNog:ENOG41); translation: MVQAQASLALDDQLAAGWFGWLANKGILKLNAILCLSLISSYATGYDGSMMNGLQSLDTWKASFNNPDANKLAILNAIQNIGQLAALPFCAWFCDKYGRRPGLVVGATIMLLGVGLQGGAQNTGMFIAARGILGFGLALNITAAPVLIMELAYPTQRAPMVSIYNTLWGLGALSAAWITYGTFRINSDWAWRIPSILQALSSFLQLGLCFLIDESPRWLVAQEREPEAEKLLIKYHANGDSSNPAVAVEMEEIRTAIRLENDAMSSTSYLSFFKTKGNRHRFFIILAVGFFSQWSGNGLISYYLTLILNSIGYRSQETQTLINALLTVWGLFWGVVFSLLVNRIPRRALFLFSTLGSLATYVVWTALEATYEMSTDLNDDGTGGPSGIAKGVLAMIFLFNVFFTAGWGVLQVTYVVEILPFNLRARGLVLYNLFVACALIFNQYANPIGVTNSGWKYYITYDVWLAVEALVVYFLFVETRGLSLEETALVLDGPEAGDKLVGEVLKNTEKTVQVIETEKRGSI